From Xanthomonas citri pv. mangiferaeindicae:
TGGTGCAGTTCATCCTGATCCTGGTCACGGCCTCGACCTCCACGACTGCCAGCTTCGCCGCGTTCCCGGCGCTCGAGCGGGCGATCCAGTCGCTGCCGGTCTGGGCGCAGTTCCTGATCGCGGTGTTCGTGGCCGACATGGCCCAGGCGCTGCTGCACCGCGCCTACCACAACATTCCCTGGCTCTGGCGCTTCCATGCGGTGCATCACTCCAGCCGCCAGATGGACTGGCTGGCCGGCTCGCGGATCCATTTCGTCGAGATCGTGCTCACGCGCAGCGTGGTGCTGTTGCCGTTGCTGGTGCTCGGCTTCTCGACCGCGGCGATCAATGCCTACGTCATCCTCGTCGGCCTGCAGGCGGTCGTCGCCCACGCCAACATCGGCGTGCGCTTCGGCTGGCTGGAGTACGTGCTGGTGCTGCCGCGCTATCACCACTGGCACCACGCCCGCGAGCAGGACTACATCGACGTCAATTACGCGATCCACCTGCCGCTGGTCGACATGCTGATGGGCACGTTCAAGCTGCCGCGCGAGCGCGATGCCTGGCCGCAGGAGTACGGCGTGATGAAGCTCGAGACGGTGCCGCGCGGCATCGTCAGCCAGCATCTGATGCCGTTCCGTCGGCGCAAGACCTTCGACGACTACGTCGACTGAACGCGAAGGTCGCCTGCGCAAGTGCGAACGGCGCCCGCAGGCGCCGTCCGATCCGCTGTCGCGTCGTCGCCGATCACACGACTTCGAGCGGGATGCCGGCGATCTTGGCCTTCCAGGTCCGCGGGCCGGTCTCGTGCACCGATTCGCCGTTCGCATCCACGGCCACCGTCACCGGCATGTCCTTGACCTCGAACTCGTAGATCGCTTCCATGCCCAGGTCCTCGAACGCGACGACGCGGCTGGCCTTGATCGCCTTGGACACCAGATAGGCCGAGCCGCCGACCGCCATCAGGTACACCGCGCGGTTGTCGCGGATCGCCTCGATCGCGGCCGGGCCGCGCTCGGCCTTGCCGACCATCCCCAGCAGGCCGGTCTGCTCGAGCATCTGCCGGGTGAACTTGTCCATGCGCGTGGCGGTGGTCGGCCCGGCCGGGCCGACGACCTCTTCGCGCACCGGGTCGACCGGGCCGACGTAGTAGATGAAGCGGTTGGTGAAGTCCACCGGCAGCGTCTCACCCCGGTTGAGCATGTCGACCATGCGCTTGTGGGCGGCGTCGCGCCCGGTCAGCAGCTTGCCGTTGAGCAGCACCACCTCGCCCGGCTGGAAGCTGGCGACCTCCTCGCGGGTGATCGTGTCCAGATCGACCCGGCGCGCGTTGCGTGGGTTGTAGGTGAGCTCGGGCCAGTCGGCGAGCGACGGCGGGTCGAGGGTCACCGGCCCGCTGCCGTCAAGGGTGAAATGCGCATGCCGGGTCGCGGCGCAGTTGGGGATCATCGCCACCGGCAGGTTTGCCGCATGGGTCGGGTAATCCTTGATCTTGATATCGAGCACGGTGGTCAGGCCGCCGAGCCCTTGCGCGCCGATGCCCAACGCATTGACCTTCTGGTAGAGCTCGACGCGCAGCTCCTCGATCCGGTTCGACGGCCCGCGCGCAATCAGATCCTGGATGTCGATCGGCTCCATCAGCGATTCCTTGGCCAGCAGCATCGCCTTCTCGGCGGTGCCGCCGATGCCGATGCCGAGCATGCCCGGCGGACACCAGCCCGCGCCCATCGTCGGCACGGTCTTGAGCACCCAGTCGACGATCGAGTCGGACGGATTGAGCATCGCGAACTTGGACTTGGCCTCCGAGCCGCCGCCCTTGGCGGCCACGATCACCTCGACCGTGTTGCCGGGCACGACCTTGACGTTGACAACCGCCGGCGTGTTGTCGCGGGTGTTGCGGCGCGCACCGGCCGGATCGACCAGCACGCTGGCACGCAGCTTGTTGTCGGGATCGTTGTAGGCGCGGCGCACGCCCTCGTTGACCATGTCCTCGACGCCCATCGTGGCGTCGTCCCAGCGCACCTGCATGCCGATCGCAAGGAACACGGTCACGATGCCGGTGTCCTGACAGATCGGGCGGTGGCCCTCGGCGCACATGCGCGAGTTGATCAGGATCTGCGCCATCGCATCCTTCGCCGCGGGCGAGGCCTCGCGCTCATAGGCATCGGCGAGATTGCGGATGTAATCGACCGGATGGTAGTAGCTGATGTACTGCAGCGCATCGGCGACCGACTGGATCAGGTCGTCCTGGCGGATCGACACGGGCGCGCCCGACGGCGCGGCATGCGGGGAGTGGCTTGCGGACACGGCTGGCTCGAGGCTGGCGGAAAACCCGCCCATTCTAGGCCTTCCGACCGGCCACGGCAGCCGACCGTCCACACCGCCGGCGCAACGACCCGGCCCCGCGCGGCGCCAATCCGCCAGGCGTATCCTTGTCGGCTTCCGGCTGCAGCCTGCGGCCGGCGCCGATCCACCACGCCCCCGTTCTGATGACCGATACCCCGAACGACCCCGCCGCCGCGCTGCGCAGCCGCCTCGACACGGTGCGCGCGCGCATCCACGATGCCTGCCATGCCGCCGGACGCGACCCGGCGCAGGTGCGCCTGCTGCCGGTCAGCAAGACCGTCGACGAGACGCGGTTGCGCCTGGCGCACGCGATCGGCCTGCGAGAGCTGGGCGAGAACAAGGTGCAGGAAGCGCTGGGCAAGGCCGAGGCGATGGCCGATCTCGACGACCTGCGCTGGGTGCTGATCGGCCATCTGCAGACCAACAAGGCCAAGTATGTCGCGCGCTTTGCCAGCGAGTTCCAGGCGCTCGACAGCCTGCGGGTCGCCGAAGCGCTCGACCGCCAGTTGCAGGCCAAGGGACGTGCGCTGGACGTGCTGGTCCAGGTCAACACCTCGGCCGAGCCGAGCAAGTTCGGGCTGGCGCCCGACGAGGTCGCAGGCTTCGTGCGGCAACTGGGTGCGTTCTCGTCGCTGCGCGTGCGCGGCCTGATGACGCTGGCCTTGTTCTCGCCCGATCCGGCACTGGTGCGCCCCTGCTTTGTGCGCCTGCGCACGTTGCGCGACCGGCTGCGCCAAGAGGCGCCGGCAGGCGTGACGATGGACGAGTTGTCGATGGGCATGTCCGGCGATTTCGCACTGGCGATTGCCGAGGGCGCGACCACGGTGCGCGTGGGCACGGCGATCTTCGGCGACCGCGGCCTGCCCGACAGCCATTACTGGCCGGGGCTCGCCTCCTCGGCGCAGACCCGATGAGCGCCCTGCTCCATGCGCCGCCCGTCGGCACGCGCATCATCGACGTCGTGTCGGTGCAGTCGCAGGTCGTCTACGGCAGTGTCGGCAACAGCATTGCGGTGCCCGTGCTGCAGGCGCTCGGGCTGCAGGTGGCGCCGGTGCCGACCGTGGTGTTCGGCAACACGCCGCACTATCCGACGATGCATGGCGCGCCCTTGCCGCTGGACTGGTTCGAGGGCCTGCTCGAGGACCTGGAGGCGCGCGAAGTGGTCACCCGCGCGCGGCATCTGCTGGTCGGCTATCTCGGCTCGCCGGCCCAGGGCCTGGCGCTGGCGGCCTGGCTGGATCGCATGCGCGTGCGCAACCCGGCACTGCGGATGCAGATCGACCCGGTCATCGGCGACCACGACACCGGCATCTACACCGATCCGGCGCTGGTCCCGGTGTGGCGCGACCATCTGCTGCCACGCGCCCATGGCCTGACTCCGAACCATTTCGAGCTCGAACAGCTCTGCGGCCGCGCACTGCGCACGCTCGAGGACTGCGCCCAGGCCGCGGCCGGCCTGCTCGGCCCGGTCACCGAATGGGTCGTGGTGACCAGCGCCGCGCCCGAGACCTGCCCGCCTGGCGTGGTCCAGGTGCTCGCGGTCTCGACGCAGGGCTGGGAGACGTTCGAGCACCCCGCGGTCGCGCATGCGGTCAAGGGCACTGGCGACATGTTCGCTGCGCTGGTCGGCGGCCGGATGATGACCGGCGCCGCGCTCGGCGATGCCGTGCGCCGCGCCTGCGACGACGTGGTCGCGGTGCTGCGGCATGTCCAGGCGCAAGGCTGGCAGGAACTGGCGCTGCCGCGCGAGATCGGACGACGCCTGGGCTGAGCCCGGCGCGGGCAACGCTGACCCAGGTCAAGGCGCTGCCGGCATGCGCGGCGCACAGTCGTGCGCCGCCTCCCGGACTCCGCGCCATGCGCATTCGCCTCGATCTGCGTGACCTGCCGCCGCCCGAGCCGATGGAACGCATCCTCGACGCGTTGGCCACACTGTCGCCCGGGCATTGGCTGGACGCCTCCACGCCCATG
This genomic window contains:
- a CDS encoding fumarate hydratase (catalyzes the formation of fumarate from malate), whose translation is MSIRQDDLIQSVADALQYISYYHPVDYIRNLADAYEREASPAAKDAMAQILINSRMCAEGHRPICQDTGIVTVFLAIGMQVRWDDATMGVEDMVNEGVRRAYNDPDNKLRASVLVDPAGARRNTRDNTPAVVNVKVVPGNTVEVIVAAKGGGSEAKSKFAMLNPSDSIVDWVLKTVPTMGAGWCPPGMLGIGIGGTAEKAMLLAKESLMEPIDIQDLIARGPSNRIEELRVELYQKVNALGIGAQGLGGLTTVLDIKIKDYPTHAANLPVAMIPNCAATRHAHFTLDGSGPVTLDPPSLADWPELTYNPRNARRVDLDTITREEVASFQPGEVVLLNGKLLTGRDAAHKRMVDMLNRGETLPVDFTNRFIYYVGPVDPVREEVVGPAGPTTATRMDKFTRQMLEQTGLLGMVGKAERGPAAIEAIRDNRAVYLMAVGGSAYLVSKAIKASRVVAFEDLGMEAIYEFEVKDMPVTVAVDANGESVHETGPRTWKAKIAGIPLEVV
- a CDS encoding YggS family pyridoxal phosphate enzyme, which gives rise to MTDTPNDPAAALRSRLDTVRARIHDACHAAGRDPAQVRLLPVSKTVDETRLRLAHAIGLRELGENKVQEALGKAEAMADLDDLRWVLIGHLQTNKAKYVARFASEFQALDSLRVAEALDRQLQAKGRALDVLVQVNTSAEPSKFGLAPDEVAGFVRQLGAFSSLRVRGLMTLALFSPDPALVRPCFVRLRTLRDRLRQEAPAGVTMDELSMGMSGDFALAIAEGATTVRVGTAIFGDRGLPDSHYWPGLASSAQTR
- a CDS encoding pyridoxal kinase; the encoded protein is MSALLHAPPVGTRIIDVVSVQSQVVYGSVGNSIAVPVLQALGLQVAPVPTVVFGNTPHYPTMHGAPLPLDWFEGLLEDLEAREVVTRARHLLVGYLGSPAQGLALAAWLDRMRVRNPALRMQIDPVIGDHDTGIYTDPALVPVWRDHLLPRAHGLTPNHFELEQLCGRALRTLEDCAQAAAGLLGPVTEWVVVTSAAPETCPPGVVQVLAVSTQGWETFEHPAVAHAVKGTGDMFAALVGGRMMTGAALGDAVRRACDDVVAVLRHVQAQGWQELALPREIGRRLG